One part of the Capsicum annuum cultivar UCD-10X-F1 unplaced genomic scaffold, UCD10Xv1.1 ctg22153, whole genome shotgun sequence genome encodes these proteins:
- the LOC124890686 gene encoding LOW QUALITY PROTEIN: 3-hydroxy-3-methylglutaryl-coenzyme A reductase 2-like (The sequence of the model RefSeq protein was modified relative to this genomic sequence to represent the inferred CDS: substituted 2 bases at 2 genomic stop codons), with protein QRRGKSVICEVVITGEIVERVLKTSVFGLVEPNTIKNLTDSSIAGALGGFNTYVVNIASPTFLIQFTAAKIXVQNIXRDHCVTMIEAINDGKDLHVSITMPYIEVGTVAGGNQLASQPACLNLVDVKGACRESLALNSRLLAAIVADSVLAGELSFRKRLD; from the exons CAAAGGCGTGGAAAGTCTGTTATATGTGAAGTAGTGATTACTGGTGAAATAGTGGAGAGAGTATTGAAAACTTCTGTATTTGGCCTTGTAGAGCCAAACACAATCAAGAATCTTACCGACTCTTCTATTGCTGGAGCTCTTGGTGGGTTTAATACCTACGTTGTCAATATCGCCTCTCCCACTTTCTT AATTCAGTTCACAGCAGCAAAGATATGAGTACAAAATATATAGAGAGATCATTGTGTTACCATGATAGAGGCCATCAATGATGGGAAAGATCTTCATGTATCCATCACTATGCCATACATTGAGGTTGGCACTGTTGCTGGTGGGAATCAACTTGCTTCTCAACCCGCGTGCCTCAATCTGGTCGATGTTAAGGGTGCATGTAGAGAATCCCTTGCATTAAACTCAAGGCTCCTGGCAGCCATAGTGGCCGATTCTGTTTTGGCTGGGGAGCTGTCTTTTCGTAAAAGATTGGATTAG